Below is a window of Pocillopora verrucosa isolate sample1 chromosome 6, ASM3666991v2, whole genome shotgun sequence DNA.
aaGTGGATATCGCTGTAGTGCAGAGTAAATGGGACGTTTTATTTCTATTGGaaattgccttttgttttcctttgaaagctGTTTATCTCACCAGCATAATTCTAATTTCTCCAATTTTGTTGATATAGCAAACTGAATACGTCACGCACCATGGCTCTTACTTATTACCTACTAGAAGACGGACACAAAGATGACGTCACcataaacaagttttttctttttttatcaaataacacAAATGGGTTCCATGTTGCCGTAAGTCTGTACAATAATAGATCACATGACGTTACAtaaatgatgacgtcatctctAATTAATCACTATGTCTGGTAAGATTTGATCAAAGATGTACCTCATAAGCAATTTCATATCCACTCGTGTAGCAAGCAATACTCATCTGAATTTTACGTATAATAGGAGTTATAATAATCATTGGTATGTCTCGTAATAAAATTTCTTAGCGCCTTACTTTTATTACAAGGCCATTTGTAGTCCTTTGGTCGAATTCGTTTGATTCATTTCGATCGCTTTTTCCATgattcagtttttgttgttggGCAGAATTTTCAACACCATCTTAATTCAACTATGCGCAGGTatttcgaaacgtcagctttaaaactctttatggcggccagtttacgttattaactcagttgataatactaaattaccctgttatattctcccacctacgcagcaccacagtttcttaagaaacttaccgtCCTTAACCAAAATATATGTTACgcaagatagaaaaacaaccaaacagaAAAGATGAATCTTACATTTCTCAGTGTGTTTGCGGGTTGCGCAGATTTGCGCCTATTGCAAATGACCATCTTTAAGATACTTGGCTTAGTTTAAGGAAGCCTTTTAAAAACTACTTATTCATTTTTAGAGGGTTTGAAGGAAGGCATTTGCCAAATTCTTCTTCTTAAGTGGTCTcctatatatttcctttgttgtcgCCTTTTATAACTTGGAGACTTTGGAAGTGTAAAAAAAGAGATGCAAAGAAGGCTTTGTGTAACAATACCCCTCCGAACCCTCCCCCTAAGAAAAAGTCGGAAAGTTTGCTACTCAAGTATAACGATGGCAATGCAATTGAACTCCTTGAAAATGGAAGCCTTAACTCTTTCTGTAATTAACAGACCTCGTAAGTGCGCCGTCCTTATTTCACGATTACTCCATACCCTTTAGTAGACAGTGTGGTTCACAGAGGTGTCGCTCCATTGCAAGTTCGTCGCCTTCCAGTTTGCCCCATCAAGAGGAGTTCGCCCCTTTATCAAAATGACAAATTAGCCCCCATCTTTATCACATTGCCGCATGGTCATGATGCACTGACCTTTCTGTGCTCTCTCCGTTCGTTATGACCTCAAGCTAAATATTTTCGTCTGGCCCTACCTCTCGGCACTAAGCACATAATTCGATTCTTGTTTTATGTAGCGAGAGGGTGCAATGATATCCTTTATGCTGGCTACAACACTAGTGGTGTTTATACCATCAACCCTGACAGAAAAACAGAGTTTAAGGTGTATTGCGACCTGCAGACGGACAATGGAGGATGGATCGTGTTCCAAAGGCGACAGGATGCATCTGTCAGCTTCCATCGCAATTGGAATGACTATAGATCAGGCTTGGGAGACCTTAGAAAGAATTTCTGGCTGGGAAACGACAAAATTTATCGTATCACCACAGCAAATGAGAAGTCGCTGCGAATCGAGCCGGAGGATTGGAGTAGAAAGAAAGTTTTCGCTCATTACGACGTGTTCAAGGTAGACAACgaaaaaaacagttacaagATCACGGTCATCGGTTACAATGGTAGATACGGGGATTCGTTGAGGTACCATAACAACATGATGTTCAGCACCAGAGACAGGGAAAACGACATGTGGAAGATGGGAAGCTGCTCAAATGACCTAACCGGGGATGGTGGTTTAACGATTGTCACAACTCCAATTTAAACGGACAGTTCATGGGGAACACTGAAGCTTACAGTGGTATTGGCTGGGTTCCATTTAAACATAACCTCTCCTTAAAATTTGTGGAAATGAAGATGAGAGCTTAGTCcttcctgaaagaaaaagaggatgAAAGGGAGAAGTGAGACAGATATCTTTTTGCACAAATTCGTAAAACAATTTTGAGTGTATCTATAAAGtatttcttacaaaaaattgTAACGCGTAACTGTTTTGTCAACAAACATAAGAGCTAAACTGTTATGCCCCGCTCTAGATAACTAACATTACTATATCCCTTGATTAGTACGTGGaatatgattggtcaatttagcaggctgtGTATCACTGTAcagcccgctaaattcaaaggTTTGTGGTTAAAACCACCTTGAAGAATATAATGAACTGAAACACATGAAAAAACTTCGCGGtggctttcatttgaatggtcaAAGGCTGGTGTTTCCTCCATAGACTTTAAAGTTAGAATTAATTAGTGGTTCTTGATAAACAGTAAACATGGAAGTACtaataaaaagcttttatttgatTAATCAAATAacatatagagaataatacatgggcgcgcgtagatatggaatttttcttcgaGTGTTTATGAGAGAGATGccgagttgaacacgagaagagaaattccatatctataaGCAACCAtgtgtttatcatataaacacagtaGCCCTTTACTAAGAGGAAAAGCCGACTTcgttaatgaatgaaaattaatgagtCGACAATTCCCGAATAACAttcgtaaagtgcgttggcgctcaCTCTtcagatggaaaaatgcgttgaaccataattacaaaaacaacaatggtcgtaattttcaatttacaaaattctcattttttttaatttttcccctACCGacaaaagaagtctttcaggtaaacggctaaaatcggccagtggcatatcttccagttgtcgattttcattctcagctgaGAGAAACtccaacaccaaagccactgaatacgtaactttcggtttctttttgaagattgttttttttccccttttagagaagtttgaacctcaccgtctgtcagcgatacggattttttagtgttttagtcgccataattcgagaaagttcCGACAAACAGCCTatattgagaatcgtgaaggctttgccttTCATTTATCAACCTCACCtagtggcgccaaaggcgagtgacgtgtgagcagctgattggctatatcgacagacgtgaaaaaatacgatattttttcacgtgtattGTTGCGGCTTTTCTCGgagccggaaatccctgtataacaccgcagtttatgtaataaaaagcttttatttaagTGCTCATAACATAAGATGTTATCCAGGCCAGAACCATAATTGTGCCTCATAATAAACTGTACCTCATTAAATTACTACGTTTTAGCTTTCATTTAAATGGTCAAACACTAGATTGTCATCCACACCAAGCTAGAATCACCTTGGGcagtatatttaaaaaaaactcagataCCTTCATTTGAATGCGTCTTATTCACGGGCTTAAAGGTAGGAATCCCTCCTCACCTATTTGCAAACACTACCATTTGCATTCGTATGATTGGAAATATATATATGGTTGCATAACAACAGTCTTCATCAAGGATAATGACACAAGATTTAGATGGAGTATTCTGACTTATCCACACAATTTTTAGGGCTCTGCTTTTTTCAATACAACCTGAATTCGAGATTCTCTATTTGCAATAGCGGACAAACTTCATCCGGCAGATTATTTAGAGCGAAAAAAttacgaaaatcattttgtttattaattgGTATAGTGGCGACTGTCTTTAATCTTCTTCCGAGTTGCTGACAGATGAAGCAAAACTCTTGACCAATTACTTTACGATGTAAACCGAAACTATTACAATTCCTGATACCGCTCATCTGCAGACTTCTTTTCACTtctggaaaaaataaatttatagtcctgtcaTTTGCCGATTCgttgttttcttcattctttctTTACTTACAGACTCTAACAGGCTAAAGTCTTTCATATTCTAAACGCAATACTGCATTTTTCACACTTAATTTACATCTATGGATATCACAAAAAAGCCAGccatcatttttaatttacatctgccgtcaacatgaaaaattgtcaaacttCCTGTATTCTTTTCGTTCAAGTACTTGATGCACGATTATTGTctgataaaatgtcttttctgtatttttttcggttgaaatatgtcaaaatattacatggccatTGCTAAACTTTTTCTCAGCTAGGTGCAGCTGTTCATAAACTGAAGTGGATCTGTCTGATTTGTCTAAAGA
It encodes the following:
- the LOC136281634 gene encoding ryncolin-1-like produces the protein MAMQLNSLKMEALTLSVINRPPRGCNDILYAGYNTSGVYTINPDRKTEFKVYCDLQTDNGGWIVFQRRQDASVSFHRNWNDYRSGLGDLRKNFWLGNDKIYRITTANEKSLRIEPEDWSRKKVFAHYDVFKVDNEKNSYKITVIGYNGRYGDSLRYHNNMMFSTRDRENDMWKMGSCSNDLTGDGGLTIVTTPI